In Lachnospiraceae bacterium, the DNA window CAGATGTGCTAATGGGGCTTCGCTGGATCAGAGAACACAGAAACGAATATGGAATACGTATCGTAAACATTTCCGTAGGTTCTCTCGCACGCCAGGAGATGACGGAGAATTCTGTGCTGGTAAAAGGGGTAAATGCAGCCTGGGATGATGGTCTGGTAGTAGTGGTAGCGGCTGGAAATCATGGCCCAGCACCGGGAACTGTTACTACACCGGGGATCAGCAGAAAAGTGATCACAGTAGGCTGCTCTGATGACCACAAGGAAGTGGAGGTCATGGGAAGCAAAATGGTGGATTATTCCGGCAGAGGTCCTACAAAAGCCTGTGTATGTAAACCAGATATCGTGGCTCCGGGCTGCGGTATTATCAGCTGCTGCAATGAGCCGGGACATTATTTTATAAAATCAGGTACAAGCATGTCTACTCCCCTTGTATCAGGCGCCATTGCATTGCTGCTGGAAAAATACCCATCCATGAGTAACAAAGATGTAAAACTGCGTATCAGGGAACGGGCGGTGGATCTGGGACTGCCTCACAATCAGCAGGGGTGGGGAAAACTGGATGTAAAAAGGCTGCTGGCAGATGAGATATGATAATATCATCTGTCAGCAGTCATAATAAAAAAGTCTTATTTTTCCCAGCGTCCTGAAGCACCGCATGGCAGTACCAGGCCGCTTTGTGAAACAGGAAGTCCTACTTCTTCAGCCTTAACAGTTCCGCCGAATTTTGGAACGATCTCTACGCCCATCATATAAGAAAGAACAGATGGAGCAAGACCGGTCGTATAGGAGTTGATCAGGAAAAACAGCGGATCGTCAGAAAGCAGCTGAACGCAAAGCTTTACTAATGGATGGATCGCATCTTCGATCTTCCAGATCTCCCCTTTTGGCCCGCGGCCATAAGATGGTGGATCCATGATAATGGCATCGTAATGATTTCCACGGCGGATCTCACGTTCTACGAATTTTACACAATCATCTACGATCCAGCGGATGGGAGCATCAGACAGACCGGAAGAATGTGCATTTTCCTTTGCCCAGGTAACCATACCCTTAGAAGCGTCTACGTGGGTCACACTGGCTCCTGCTTTGGCAGCTGCCAGTGTAGCGCCGCCGGTGTAGGCGAACAGATTTAATACTTTAACAGGACGTCCTGATCTGCGGATCTTGTCCCCGAACCAGTCCCAGTTTGCAGCCTGTTCCGGGAAAAGACCGGTATGCTTGAAGCTAAAAGGCTTCAAATTAAAGGTAAGTTCTTTGTAGTTAATAGTCCACTGCTCCGGCAGGTCGAAAAACTCCCATTCACCGCCGCCTTTGCTGCTGCGGTGATAATGTCCGTTCATCTTTTTCCAGCCTTTATGTTTTTTGGGGGTATCCCAGATCACCTGAGGATCCGGGCGCACCAGAAGATATTCTCCCCAACGCTCTAATTTTTCACCCTTGGAACAGTCAATTACTTCATAATCTTTCCAGCCGTCGGCAAGCCACATAAATTGTTTAACCTCATTTCTTCTATTATAATTATATATGATATTCCAATCTCCGCCCTGAGAGCGGACATGATGATGCGATCTGTTGAAATCACAGGATTCCAATTGAGTATAGTCTATTTTTATATAGTACGTCAAGCAATTTGGGGGCTTGCGACAGATTCTTGTAATAGAATTGAAAGATTAATCTGGTTGAACAATGGCAAAACTCTTGATACAATAGTTATAAAGCACAAACTGTATGCAAAAAAGGATCTGCAGCAGTTTTCGGGGTGAACGCAGAAGAAGAGAGGAACAGGGCATATGAGAAAGAGCGTAAAAGCAGCCTGGTTTCTGGCAGCTTTCTTATCAGCAGGGCTGGCAGCATTTCCGGCTATGGCAGCACAGGGATGGGCGCAGGAAAATAATACCTGGGTTTATTATGACAGCAATGGAAACAAAGTATATAATGAATGGAAAAAGGGTGCAGACGGTCAGTGGCGTTATCTGAACGGAGAAGGATGTATGACAACCAATGCCTGGGCTGATTCTAATTATTATGTAGACAGCAATGGTATTATGGTCACTGATAAATGGTTAAAGACTACTTCTGACAGCGGGGAAGAGGAATGGTACTATTTTGGAAGTACGGGAAAGACTCTTGATGACACCTGGAAGAAGATCAGTGATAAGTGGTATCATTTTGATGGAAATGGCCGTATGGAAAAGGGCTGGATCTTAGATGATATGTATTATACAGGTGATGACGGTGTTATGCGTACCGGATGGCAGAAGCTGTATCCACCGGATAACTATGAAGAAGACTCAAACAAGGTGATCCCAGGCGCAGAAGGCGGCAGCGTAGATTATGGTGAGGATGGCCAGTATTGGTTCTATTTTGGCACCAGCGGTAAAAAGTATGTGCCAAGTGACGGCAATGACAACGGAGATTACGGCACCAGAAAGATAGATGGTATTTATTATTGCTTTAATGATGAGGGTATTTTACAGATGGGATGGAAAAATGTAAGAGGAAATTCCGATTCCATTAAAGATTATATGTATTTTGGCCCGGACGGAAAAGCAAAGATTGGCTGGTATTCCATAGAACCGCCGGAAGAGCTGAAAGGCTATGACGGGGATGTGGAGTGGTTCTATTTTGCAAATAACGGAAAGCCCAAGGCTTCTGATACCAATCATCTGAATACACAGGGATTAACAAAGATCAGCGGAAAGACTTACTTATTTAATAAGCAGGGCAATCCGGTTTATGGCTTGAAAAAAGTCTATATTGGTTCCGGTGACAGCAACTGGACTGCTTTCTACTTCGGCACAAAGTCCCAGAGCTGTGTACAGCGGGGCAAAATAAAAGTAGAAGAAGACGATGGAAATAAGACAGAGTTCTACTTCAGTGAAAACGGTCGTGGCTATACGGGGGTTAAGGACAATTACCTTTATTATAAGGGTAAGCTTCAGAAAGCTACTGACGGACAGAAATATGTATGTTTTAAGATCGACAGCAGCAATTATGTAGTAAACTCTTCAGGAAAGGTAATGAAAAATACCACAGTTAAGACCAGTGATGGAGTAAAGTTTAAAACAAGCTCCAACGGTTCTTTAAGTTCGGCAGATGATGACAGTGATGTAAGCTCTTATTTCACAGAGCCGGAAGAGCCGATCTGTACGGAAGACTGATAAGTCTGTACCGGTTTCTTCTATATTAATATTAATAGGACTAAATAGGCGTGATAGTGTGCACAGATACAGGCAGATGTGTTATTGATTAAAAGGATTCAGGGTGAATATGAGAAAAAATAAGGGTAAACAGGTGGGAAAAGCCTGTTTCCATATTCATGAAAACAAGAAGCATGGTGGGTCCATCATATGCTGATTTGGATGAAAAAGTGCTTATGCAAGCAAGCTTGCAACACACTTTCTCATTTAAATCAGCATATGGCTGAGCTGTAACAAATTATTTTAAAAAAAACAAAAAAATACTTGCATTTCCTGATGATATATGTTATCTTAGAACAGCTGTGACATGATAGCAAAGAAACGTGAGGTTGCTGCCTTGCAAAGGGCAGGTTTTCCGTGGAGCGAATGTCAAGTTAGGAAACTGGCGACAAGTCACTGTACCAATTAAAGAATCTGCAAACAAGAGCAGGATCAGTGTGGAGTTCTATGAGGACACACACGGAAACGTGTACAGTCACCGCTTGTCGTACTTGGTTTATAAAGTGCGAAAAGGAGGCGACTTTTTTTATGGCAAGTCAAGTAATGAGAATCACATTAAAAGCTTATGATCATCAGTTAGTAGATCAGTCCGCTGGAAAGATCATCGAGACAGTAAAAAAGACAGGATCTCAGGTGAGCGGACCAGTGCCGTTACCAACCAAGAAAGAGGTTGTAACAATTCTGCGTGCGGTTCATAAGTACAAAGATTCCAGAGAGCAGTTCGAGCAGAGAACTCATAAGAGACTGATCGATATCACTGCACCAAGCCAGAAGACAGTAGATGCACTGTCCAGACTGGAAATGCCAGCTGGTGTATTCATCGACATCAAGATGAAAACAAAATAATCCCAGTAAGCATTAATGAATAAGTTTATATCCTGAAGGGTTTAGATATAGAAGCAACACTACATTCCTGTAGGAATCAACATACCGGCAACGGTTCATAGTGTTCCACGTATATTAGGCTGTTCTAGGATGAATGCGAAAGCATTCCGCTGTAGATCATGAAACAGGAGGTAAGACAATGAAGAAAGCGATTTTAGCAACAAAAGTCGGAATGACCCAGATCTTCAATGAGAATGGTGTGTTAGTTCCGGTAACCGTACTTCAGGCAGGACCTTGTGTAGTAACCCAGGTTAAGACCGAAGAGAATGACGGTTACAAAGCAGTACAGGTTGGTTTCGTTGACAAGAGAGAAAAACTTGTTAACAAGCCACAGAAAGGCCACTTTGATAAGGCTGGCGTATCTTACAAGAGATATGTGAGAGAATTCAGATTTGAGAATGCGGAAGAGTATTCTGTAAAGGATGAGATCAAGGCTGAGATCTTCGCAGCAGGCGATAAGATCGATGCAACCGCTATTTCCAAAGGTAAAGGCTTCCAGGGCGCGATCAAGAGACACGGACAGCACAGAGGACCTATGGCTCATGGTTCTAAATTCCATCGTCATCAGGGTTCCAATGGTTCCGCTACTACCCCAGGCCGCGTATTCAAGGGCAAGGGAATGCCTGGACAGATGGGTCACAAGCAGATCACTGTTCAGAATCTTGAAGTAGTTAGGGTTGACGCCGAGAACAACCTGATTCTGGTTAAGGGTGCAGTTCCAGGACCTAAGAAATGCCTGGTTACTGTAAGAGAAACCGTTAAGGTTGAAAGGTAAGCTTTTATAGGAAAGGAGGAATACACAGATGGCAAACGTATCTGTTTACAATATGGAAGGTAATGAAGTTGGCACATTAGAACTGAACGATGCCGTGTTCGGTGTAGAAGTAAACGAGCACCTGGTACATCTTGCAGTTGTTGCACAGCTTGCTAATAAGCGTCAGGGAACACAGAAAGCTAAAACACGTTCTGAGGTTTCTGGCGGTGGCAGAAAGCCATGGAGACAGAAAGGAACCGGTCATGCAAGACAGGGTTCAACAAGAGCTCCACAGTGGAAAGGCGGCGGTGTTGTATTTGCACCAACTCCTAGAGATTACACAATCAGACTGAACAAGAAGGAAAAGAGAGCAGCTCTTAAGTCCGCTCTGACAAGCCGTGTTCAGGAGAACAAGTTCATCGTTGTTGAAGAACTTAAGTTTAATGAGATCAAAACAAAGAACTTTAAGAATGTTCTGAACAATCTGAAGGTTAACAAGGCTCTGGTTGTTTTAAGCGAAAGCGATGAGAACGCAGTATTATCTGCAAGAAACATTGCTGATGTTAAGACTGCTCAGGCTGGAACCATCAATGTATACGACATTCTGAAGTACAACACAGTTGTTGCTAGTAAGGCAGCTGTTGCATCCATCGAGGAGGTATACGCATAATGGCAGATATCAAATACTATGACGTCATCTTAAAACCAGTTATCACTGAGAAGAGCATGAACGCTATGGGTGATAAGAAGTATACTTTCATGGTACATGTAGACGCTAACAAGTCTATGATCAAAGAAGCAGTTGAGAAGATGTTCCCAGGAACCAAGGTTGCTTCCGTAAACACCATGAACTGCGATGGCAAGACAAAGAGAAGAGGAATGACTTTCGGAAAGACCGCTGCTTCCAAGAAAGCTATTGTTAAGCTGACCGAGGATAGCAAGGAGATCGAAATCTTCCAGGGCTTATAATTTAAGACCCATCACCCCGCCGGGTATGTGCCCGGCCGGAGAACTTATACGGCTTCTATAACAGCCGTGAAAAGAAAAGAAAAGGAGTAAATGTCATGGGAATTAAGAAGTATGGTGCTTATACACCTTCCAGAAGACATATGACCGGTTCTGATTTCAAGGAAATCACCAAGAAAACTCCAGAGAAGTCTCTGGTAGTATCTCTGGCTAAGAACGCTGGTCGTAACAATCAGGGTAAGATCACTGTTCGTCACAGAGGCGGCGGCAGCAGAAGAAAATATAGAATTATCGATTTCAAGAGAAACAGCAAGGATGGTATCCCGGCAACCGTTATCGGTATCGAGTACGATCCAAACAGAAGTGCAAATATCGCACTGATCTGCTATGCAGATGGAACCAAGTCTTATATCTTAGCTCCTCAGGGATTAACTGATGGAATGAAGGTTATGAGCGGTGAAACTGCAGAAGCAAAAGTTGGTAACTGCATGCCACTGTTCCATGTTCCAGTAGGTACTCAGGTACACAACATTGAGCTGTATCCTGGTAAGGGTGGTCAGCTGGTTCGTTCCGCTGGTAACTCTGCTCAGCTTATGGCTAAGGAAGGCAAGTATGCAACCTTACGTTTACCTTCAGGTGAAATGAGAATGGTTCCGATCATCTGCCGCGCAACAATCGGTGTTGTTGGCAATGGCGAACACTCCCTGATCAACATTGGTAAAGCTGGTAGAACCCGTCACATGGGCATCAGACCTACAGTTCGCGGTTCCGTTATGAACCCGAATGATCATCCACACGGTGGTGGTGAAGGAAAGACCGGTATCGGCCGTCCAGGTCCATGCACACCTTGGGGCAAGCCTGCTCTGGGTCTGAAGACCAGAAAGAAAAACAAGCAGTCTAATAAGTTGATCGTAAGAAGACGTGATGGCAAAACCATCAAATAATTAAGGAGGTTAAGAACACATGGCTCGTTCACTGAAAAAAGGACCATTTGCAGATGCACATCTGTTAAAGAAAGTAGACGCTATGAATGCAGCAGGACAGAAGCAGGTAATCAAGACCTGGTCCCGTCGTTCAACAATCTTCCCTCAGATGGTTGGTCACACAATCGCTGTACATGACGGAAGAAAACACGTTCCGGTATACGTTACTGAGGATATGGTAGGACACAAACTGGGTGAGTTCGTAGCAACCAGAACCTACAGAGGCCACGGTAAAGACGAGAAGAAGTCCGCTGTTAGAAAGTAATCCACAGGTAAATTGAAAGGAGGTTTTACAAATGGCAAGAGGACATAGATCCCAAATTAAGAGAGAAAGAAATGCCCAGAAGGACACCAGACCAAGCGCAACACTGTCTTACGCTAGAGTGTCTGTCCAGAAGGCTTGCTTTGTATTAGATGCCATCAGAGGCAAAGATTTACAGACCGCACTTGGTATTGTAACTTACAATCCTAGATATGCTTCCAGCTTAGTAAAGAAGTTACTGGAATCAGCAGCAGCAAACGCTGAGAACAATAACAACATGGACCCTGCAAAACTGTACGTAGAAGAGTGCTATGCAAACCAGGGACCGATTATGAAGAGGGTTAGACCGAGAGCTCAGGGCCGTGCTTACAGAATCGAGAAGAGAATGAGCCACATCACTGTAGTTCTGAATGAGAAATAAATAGGAGGCAAATATGGGACAGAAAGTTAATCCACACGGCATTAGAGTCGGTGTTATTAAAGACTGGGATTCCAGATGGTATGCAGAAGCTGATTTTGCAGACAACCTGGTTGAAGACTATAATATTAGAAAGTTCCTTAAGAACAAATTAAAGAGCTCCAGCGTTTCCAAGATCGAGATTGAGCGCGCATCTGACAGAGTGAAAGTTATCATCTACACTGCTAAGCCAGGCGTTGTTATCGGTAAGGGCGGCGCAGAGATCGAAAAGCTGAAAGCAGAAGTTCAGAAGATGACTGCTAAGAAGCTGTTCGTAGACATCAAAGAGATCAAGAGACCAGACAGAGATGCTCAGCTGGTTGCTGAATCTATCGCACAGCAGCTTGAGAACCGTGTATCCTTCCGTCGTGCTATGAAGTCTACCATGGGCAGAACCATGAAGGCTGGCGTTAAGGGTATCAAGACTGCAGTTGCAGGTCGTTTAGGCGGTGCTGATATGGCTCGTACAGAGTTCTACAGCGAAGGTACTATTCCGCTTCAGACATTAAGAGCAGATATTGACTATGGTTTCGCAGAAGCAGATACAACCTACGGCAAGATTGGCGTTAAGGTATGGATCTACAAAGGCGAGGTACTTCCTACTAAAGGAAATAAGGAAGGGAGCGATAAATAATGTTAATGCCTAAGAGAGTTAAGCGTCGTAAACAGTTCCGTGGATCTATGGCCGGCAAGGCATTAAGAGGCAATACGATCTCTAACGGTGAGTACGGTTTAGTCGCTACTGAACCATGTTGGATCAAATCAAACCAGATTGAAGCAGCCCGTGTTGCTATGACCCGTTATATTAAGCGTGGTGGTAAAGTCTGGATCAAGATTTTCCCGGATAAACCTGTAACAGCAAAGCCAGCAGAAACCCGTATGGGTTCCGGTAAAGGCGCTCTGGAGTACTGGGTAGCAGTTGTAAAGCCAGGCCGCGTATTATTTGAGATCGCTGGTGTACCAGAGGAAACAGCTAAGGAAGCACTTCGTCTTGCTATGCACAAACTGCCATGCAAGTGCAAAATTGTTTCTAAAGCAGATTTAGAAGGCGGTGATAACAGTGAAAACTAATAAGTTTGTAGAAGAGTTAAAGAATAAGTCAGCAAATGAGCTGAATGAAGAGTTAGTAGCTGCGAAGAAGGAACTGTTTAATTTAAGATTCCAGAATGCAACCAATCAGTTAGACAACACATCCCGGATCAAAGAAGTTCGTAAGAACATCGCTCGTATCCAGACTGTTATCACTGAGAAGGCTAATGCTTAATGAAAGGAGAACTTACCGTGGAAAGAAATTTAAGAAAAACCCGTATCGGTAAAGTGGTAAGCAACAAGATGGATAAGACCATCGTTGTAGCAATCGAGGACCACGTAAAGCACCCAATGATCGGTAAGATCGTTAAGAAAACCGTTAAGCTGAAAGCTCATGATGAGAACAATGAGTGCGGCATCGGTGATACTGTAAAAGTAATGGAAACAAGACCACTGTCCAAGGATAAGAGATGGAGACTTGTTGAGATTATCGAGAAAGCAAGATAATTAGGGAAGGAGTTAACAGGTATGGTTCAGCAGGAAACAAGACTTAAGGTTGCCGACAATACCGGTGCAAAAGAACTTCTCTGCATCCGTGTATTAGGTGGTTCAACCAGAAGATATGCAAATATCGGCGATGTCATCGTTGCTTCTGTTAAAGATGCAACACCAGGCGGTGTTGTAAAGAAGGGCGATGTTGTAAAGGCTGTAGTAGTTCGTACCGTTAGAGGCGCTCGCCGTAAAGACGGTTCTTACATCAAGTTCGATGAGAACGCAGCAGTTATTATTAAGGATGACAAGACTCCAAGAGGAACTCGTATCTTTGGGCCTGTAGCTAGAGAATTAAGAGACAAGCAGTTCATGAAGATTGTCTCCTTAGCTCCAGAAGTATTATAAGGAGGGTGTCCACTGTGCAGAAAATCAAGAAAGACGATTTAGTAGTAGTAATCGCAGGAAAAGATAAAGACAAACAGGGAAAGGTACTCTCTGTTGACGTAAAGAAGAACAAAGTTC includes these proteins:
- a CDS encoding S8 family peptidase; the encoded protein is MNRARLEIHCDETALDGITGKGVGVAVLDTGIYIHEDLKGKILGFKDFVHGKKLPYDDNGHGTHVSAMIAGSGAASGGIFKGIAPGSRILGIKVLDRKGNGYAADVLMGLRWIREHRNEYGIRIVNISVGSLARQEMTENSVLVKGVNAAWDDGLVVVVAAGNHGPAPGTVTTPGISRKVITVGCSDDHKEVEVMGSKMVDYSGRGPTKACVCKPDIVAPGCGIISCCNEPGHYFIKSGTSMSTPLVSGAIALLLEKYPSMSNKDVKLRIRERAVDLGLPHNQQGWGKLDVKRLLADEI
- a CDS encoding class I SAM-dependent methyltransferase — its product is MWLADGWKDYEVIDCSKGEKLERWGEYLLVRPDPQVIWDTPKKHKGWKKMNGHYHRSSKGGGEWEFFDLPEQWTINYKELTFNLKPFSFKHTGLFPEQAANWDWFGDKIRRSGRPVKVLNLFAYTGGATLAAAKAGASVTHVDASKGMVTWAKENAHSSGLSDAPIRWIVDDCVKFVEREIRRGNHYDAIIMDPPSYGRGPKGEIWKIEDAIHPLVKLCVQLLSDDPLFFLINSYTTGLAPSVLSYMMGVEIVPKFGGTVKAEEVGLPVSQSGLVLPCGASGRWEK
- a CDS encoding cell wall-binding protein gives rise to the protein MRKSVKAAWFLAAFLSAGLAAFPAMAAQGWAQENNTWVYYDSNGNKVYNEWKKGADGQWRYLNGEGCMTTNAWADSNYYVDSNGIMVTDKWLKTTSDSGEEEWYYFGSTGKTLDDTWKKISDKWYHFDGNGRMEKGWILDDMYYTGDDGVMRTGWQKLYPPDNYEEDSNKVIPGAEGGSVDYGEDGQYWFYFGTSGKKYVPSDGNDNGDYGTRKIDGIYYCFNDEGILQMGWKNVRGNSDSIKDYMYFGPDGKAKIGWYSIEPPEELKGYDGDVEWFYFANNGKPKASDTNHLNTQGLTKISGKTYLFNKQGNPVYGLKKVYIGSGDSNWTAFYFGTKSQSCVQRGKIKVEEDDGNKTEFYFSENGRGYTGVKDNYLYYKGKLQKATDGQKYVCFKIDSSNYVVNSSGKVMKNTTVKTSDGVKFKTSSNGSLSSADDDSDVSSYFTEPEEPICTED
- the rpsJ gene encoding 30S ribosomal protein S10, with protein sequence MASQVMRITLKAYDHQLVDQSAGKIIETVKKTGSQVSGPVPLPTKKEVVTILRAVHKYKDSREQFEQRTHKRLIDITAPSQKTVDALSRLEMPAGVFIDIKMKTK
- the rplC gene encoding 50S ribosomal protein L3 produces the protein MKKAILATKVGMTQIFNENGVLVPVTVLQAGPCVVTQVKTEENDGYKAVQVGFVDKREKLVNKPQKGHFDKAGVSYKRYVREFRFENAEEYSVKDEIKAEIFAAGDKIDATAISKGKGFQGAIKRHGQHRGPMAHGSKFHRHQGSNGSATTPGRVFKGKGMPGQMGHKQITVQNLEVVRVDAENNLILVKGAVPGPKKCLVTVRETVKVER
- the rplD gene encoding 50S ribosomal protein L4, encoding MANVSVYNMEGNEVGTLELNDAVFGVEVNEHLVHLAVVAQLANKRQGTQKAKTRSEVSGGGRKPWRQKGTGHARQGSTRAPQWKGGGVVFAPTPRDYTIRLNKKEKRAALKSALTSRVQENKFIVVEELKFNEIKTKNFKNVLNNLKVNKALVVLSESDENAVLSARNIADVKTAQAGTINVYDILKYNTVVASKAAVASIEEVYA
- the rplW gene encoding 50S ribosomal protein L23; amino-acid sequence: MADIKYYDVILKPVITEKSMNAMGDKKYTFMVHVDANKSMIKEAVEKMFPGTKVASVNTMNCDGKTKRRGMTFGKTAASKKAIVKLTEDSKEIEIFQGL
- the rplB gene encoding 50S ribosomal protein L2; translated protein: MGIKKYGAYTPSRRHMTGSDFKEITKKTPEKSLVVSLAKNAGRNNQGKITVRHRGGGSRRKYRIIDFKRNSKDGIPATVIGIEYDPNRSANIALICYADGTKSYILAPQGLTDGMKVMSGETAEAKVGNCMPLFHVPVGTQVHNIELYPGKGGQLVRSAGNSAQLMAKEGKYATLRLPSGEMRMVPIICRATIGVVGNGEHSLINIGKAGRTRHMGIRPTVRGSVMNPNDHPHGGGEGKTGIGRPGPCTPWGKPALGLKTRKKNKQSNKLIVRRRDGKTIK
- the rpsS gene encoding 30S ribosomal protein S19, encoding MARSLKKGPFADAHLLKKVDAMNAAGQKQVIKTWSRRSTIFPQMVGHTIAVHDGRKHVPVYVTEDMVGHKLGEFVATRTYRGHGKDEKKSAVRK
- the rplV gene encoding 50S ribosomal protein L22 — protein: MARGHRSQIKRERNAQKDTRPSATLSYARVSVQKACFVLDAIRGKDLQTALGIVTYNPRYASSLVKKLLESAAANAENNNNMDPAKLYVEECYANQGPIMKRVRPRAQGRAYRIEKRMSHITVVLNEK
- the rpsC gene encoding 30S ribosomal protein S3; translated protein: MGQKVNPHGIRVGVIKDWDSRWYAEADFADNLVEDYNIRKFLKNKLKSSSVSKIEIERASDRVKVIIYTAKPGVVIGKGGAEIEKLKAEVQKMTAKKLFVDIKEIKRPDRDAQLVAESIAQQLENRVSFRRAMKSTMGRTMKAGVKGIKTAVAGRLGGADMARTEFYSEGTIPLQTLRADIDYGFAEADTTYGKIGVKVWIYKGEVLPTKGNKEGSDK
- the rplP gene encoding 50S ribosomal protein L16, which translates into the protein MLMPKRVKRRKQFRGSMAGKALRGNTISNGEYGLVATEPCWIKSNQIEAARVAMTRYIKRGGKVWIKIFPDKPVTAKPAETRMGSGKGALEYWVAVVKPGRVLFEIAGVPEETAKEALRLAMHKLPCKCKIVSKADLEGGDNSEN
- the rpmC gene encoding 50S ribosomal protein L29; this translates as MKTNKFVEELKNKSANELNEELVAAKKELFNLRFQNATNQLDNTSRIKEVRKNIARIQTVITEKANA
- the rpsQ gene encoding 30S ribosomal protein S17 is translated as MKGELTVERNLRKTRIGKVVSNKMDKTIVVAIEDHVKHPMIGKIVKKTVKLKAHDENNECGIGDTVKVMETRPLSKDKRWRLVEIIEKAR
- the rplN gene encoding 50S ribosomal protein L14 produces the protein MVQQETRLKVADNTGAKELLCIRVLGGSTRRYANIGDVIVASVKDATPGGVVKKGDVVKAVVVRTVRGARRKDGSYIKFDENAAVIIKDDKTPRGTRIFGPVARELRDKQFMKIVSLAPEVL